The sequence TAGTCGCGATGATCATGGGCTTCTCCTCCTTTCGCTTCCAGAATAGGCGAACTCTCGTCAGCCTGTCAACGAGAAATTGCGTCAGTGACGCCGAACTCGGCCAGCACGCGGGCGGTATGCTCGCCAAGCCGCGGCGCGGCCCCGGCGCGCGCCGGCCAGGCGCCGAACCAGGCGCCCCCGGCCGCACCGTAGTACCCATCGGCCTTCGCCGCAACCGGATCGTGGGCGGCGGTGAGCGGCAGGTTGCGGTCCCTTGCCACGTCCAGCCAGTGGTCGCGGGGCCGCGCGGCGAAGGCGGTCGCCAGCCGCGCTGCGGCGTCCGCGCCGTCGGAGCCCGTGTCGAGGCCGGCGCCGGCCAGTTCGGGCAGTCCCGCCGCTTCCACCAGCGACGCCCAGAACTTGGGTTCGATCGCCCCGAGGGCAACGGCCTGCCCGTCGGCGCACACGTAGGTGCGGTAGCAGGGTGCGGCACCCGCCAGGTGCGACGTGGTCATGCTGGGGCCCCCAAGGAGTGCGTCCACCTGCGCCCAGGCGACGAAGGGCAGCGGCCCCAGTGCCAGCGGCTGATCGAGATCGGCCCCGATGCCGGTACGGGCGCGGGTCAGGAGCGCCGCGAGGATGGCGCTGCAGGCCAGGAGGCCCGAGGCGACGTCGGCGACCTGCACCCGCGGAAGATGGCCGTCCGCGGGCTCTTCCCGGCCGCCGCGCAGCAGCGGCAGCAGTCCCGACTGGGCGCTGAAGTTCAGGTCGTGGCCCACGCGACTCGCCCACTCCCCGGCCGATCCGTAGCTCGAAAGCGAGCAGCTCACGAGGCCGGGGTTGAGAGCCCGCAGGCGCGCCCGACCGAGATCCCAGCGTTCCAGCGTCCCCGGCCGGAAGCTCTCGACGAAGACGTCGGCGTGCTTGACCAGTTTGCGGACGACGGCGGCATCCCCCGGGTCGCGCAGGTCCAGGGCGAGCGACTCGGCCCCCCGGTACAGGGCCGCGAAGCCCGCGCCGATACCGTTTTCGAGGGGCGGCGCCGCGCGGAAGGGATCGCCCCCGGCCGGATCCTCCACCTTGAGGAGGCGCGCCCCCAGGTCGCCAAGGAGGCGCGCCAGCACGGCCCCGGGCAGCATGCGCGTGGTGTCGATGACGATGAACCCGTCCAGCGGCAACTCGGTCATTAGAGCCTGCTCGGTGGGGTGCAGCCCCCCCGACCCCCCCCGCTGTGCCATCCCTGGCGCCAGGCCGGGCATCCCTGCCCGTGTCGCCAGACTACCGGTGCCTGCAAGATTGTCGGAGTACGCGGTGAGTAGCTCATTTACGTCCTCGGATCGGCCGGAAGGCCTTCATGAAGCGCTGCATCTGCCCCAGGTTCGAGACCTTGACCTTGCCCATCAGGAAGGCCATCTGCGGATCCTGTGTGCCCTTCTCGATCCCCAGGTAGACGTCGGCACTGGTGTTGATGATGCAGTCGGGCTGGCCGTCGAGCCCCGGCAAGACCTGGCAGGCCTCGCCGGTGATGACGACGGTCCACTCGGGAGTGGCCGCGCCCTTGAACTTGAAGTGGAAGCGGGCCGCCCAGCCGGCGGTCTTCTCGGGCCGGTGGCGGCGCGGGAGCGAGGCCATCAGGCTTTCGATGTCCTCGGGCATCGTATCCGGGCCCGTGTCCGGTGGCCTGTCCCCGGGCCCAGGCCGTACCGGGTCCGGGCCGTCCCCTTCACCGGCACGGGATGGGTCCGCAGCGGCCACCGCAGCGGCCACGGCCTCGGTCGCGGCGCCGGGCCCGGCCCGCGGCGCCTCGAACGCGACGCCGTCCACGACCATCTTCGCCAGGATCTCCCGCATGATCTCGCTGGTCCCGCCGGCGATCGTGCCCACGCGGGCGTCCCGGTAGAACCGCGCCAGCGGGTACTCCTCGGCGTAGCCGAAGCCGCCGAACATCTGCAGGCATTCGTCCGAGACCCGCTTGCCCAGTTCGGTGGCCAGGAGCTTGGCCATGGACGTCTCGCGCACCGCGCTGTCGCCCTGCTGGTGCAGCCAGGCGCAATGGTAGGTCAGTTGCCGGACGGCTTCCACTTCCGCGAACAGATCCATGAGCCGGTGCCGGAGGGCCTGGAACCGCGCGATCGGCCGGCCGAACGCCCCGCGCTGCTTCATGTAGCCCAGCGTCTGCTCCAGGGCCACGACGCAGCCACCGACGGCCGTCGCGGCCGCCACCAGCCGTTCCAGCTGGAACGCGTCCATGATGTAGTAGAAGCCCTTGTTTTCCTCGCCGATCAGGTGGGAAACGGGCACGCGCACGTTCTCGAAACTCAATTCGGCCGTATCGGACGAATGCCAGCCCATCTTGCGGAGCTTGCGCGTCACGCGCACGCCGGGCCAGTCGTGGTCGACCGCGAGCAGGCTGATGCCCCCGGGGCCGGCGTCTCGATCGGTCTTGACCGCCAGCGTGCTGAAGTCTCCCTCGGCGCCGTTGGTGATCCAGGTCTTGGCGCCGTTGACCACGAAGCAGTCGCCGTCGCGCACGGCGGACGTGCGGATGGCCCCGACGTCGCTACCCGTGTCGGGTTCGGTGATGGCCAGGGCGCCCACCTTGTGCCCGCTGATGGACGGCGCCACGTAAAGGCGCTTGAGTTCCTCCGACCCGAAACGGTAGATGTGCGCCGTCGCCATGTACTGCTGCACGCCCACCGCCGCGCAGAAGCCGCCCATGTTCGAGCGCGCCAGCTCCTCGAGGAACACCAGCGAGTAGAAGATGTCGGCGTCCGCCCCGCCGTACGCCTCGGCGTGGTTGAGGCCCAGGAAGCCCAGTTCGCCCATCTTCAGGAAGATCTCGCGGGGGATGCGGTGCTGCTCCTCCCAGGCGTCCGCATGGGGCGCGACCTCGCGCTCCATGAACTCGCGCACGGTCTGCCGGAACAGATCGTGCTCCTCGGTGAAGTAGACGCTCTTCATGCTCACGCTCCCGCCAGGAGATCGGCATCGTACAGGCTTTCCAGCAGGTCCCGGTAGCGCGCCTCGACGACGCGCCGACGCAGTTTCAAGGTCAGGGTGAGCTCGCCGCCCTCGTGGCTGAAATCCCCGTCCAGGATGGCGAACGCCTTGATCTGCTCGAACCGGGGGAGCTTCGCGTTGACCGCCTCGATCTCGCCCGCGACCCGCTCCCGCACCGCCGCGGGATCCAGGCCCGCCGCGGCTTCGCGATCCACGGTGATCAGCGCGACGAGGCACGGGCGGCGATCGCCGTGCACCAGGGCGTTGGAAATCATCATGCGCTCGCGCAGCAGGCTCTCCAGCTTCTGCGGGGCCACGTTCTTGCCGTTGCTGGTGATGATGAGTTCCTTCTTCCGATCGACGATGTAGTAGTAGCCGTCTTCGTCCACCCGCCCGATGTCGCCCGTGCGGTAGAAGCCGTCCTCGGTGAACGCGGCGCGGGTCGTCTCGGGATCGCGGTAGTACTCGCGAAAGACGCCGGGCCCGCGCACCAGCAGTTCGCCATCGTCGGCAAGCCGCACCTCGACGCCGGGAATGGGCTTGCCCACGGAACCGAGGCGGTAGTCGTGCGGCAGATTGATGGTGACGGGGGCGGAAGTCTCGGTGGCGCCCCAGCCCTCGCAAACCGTGATGCCCGCGCCGTGGAAGAAGCGGGCGACGTCCACCGACAGCGGCGCGCTGCCGCAGGCAAGGAGCTTCAAGTTGCCCCCCAGCCGGGCCCGGATCTTCGCGAAGACCAGGCGATCGGCCAGGGCGTATCGCAGGCGCAGCCAGCCGCCCAGCGGCCGCCCGCGCTCCCAGGCCATGCTGGCCTGCCGGCCCACGCCGAAGCTCCAGCGGGCGAGGCGGCGCTTCCATGCGGGCTCGCCCGCCAGGCGGGCGTGGAACCTGGCGCAGATCTTCTCGAGGACCCGCGGGACGACGACCAGGAAGCTCGGCCGCACCGCCAGGAGGTCGTCGGGGAGGGTCTGGAGGCCGCGGGCAAAGGCCATCGTCCGGCCCATGTACAGCAGGACCAGTTCGCCGGCCATGCGCTCGAGGGCATGGGCCAGGGGCAGGAAGCTGCAGTTGAGGTCGTAGGGCGTGGTGTCGGGCGTGGCCTGCATGACCGCTTCCAGCGTGGCGATGGCGTTGTGGTGCGTGAGCACGACGCCCTTGGGCACGCCGGTGGTGCCGCTCGTGTAGAGGATCGAGAAGACCGTCTCCCCGGGTAGGGCGGCGGCCTCCGCGAGGCGCGCCGCGCCCGGCCCGAGCGATTCCAGGTCCGCGAGGGCGACGGCGTCGGGATCATGGCCCTCGAACAGGACAATCCGCTCGACGTCCCGCAACTTGTCGCGCACGGCGCGAATCTTGGCCAGTTGCTCGGCGTTTTCGGCGAAAACCACGCGCACGCCGGCATGATCGAGGATGTAGGCCGATTCGTCAGCGGTGAGCGTGGGGTAGACCGTTACCACGACGGCGCCGGCGCACAGCGCGCCCAGATCGGCGAGGGTCCACTCGGGCCGGTTCTCCGACAGGATGCCTATGCGGTCGCCGATCTGCACCCCCAGGGCGGCCAGGCCGCCCGCAATGGCCTCGCAGCGGCGGTAGACCTCGCCATAGCTCATGTCCCGCCAGGCGCCGTCGCGGTAGTACCGCAACAGCGCCTTGTCGGGGTGTTCTGCGACTCTCGCCCTCAAGACCTGGACGAGATTCTCTTCCACGCGGCTAGCCGGCCGTGCCGGCCTCGACCTTTGGTTGGGCCTGGCTGCTACCCGGCGCCTTGTACAGGTCTGGCGGATAGAACACCTTGCCGGCGGTAGCCATCTCCTTGAGCAGCGGCGCGGGCGTGAAGCGCGACCCGTGCTTGGCGGCCAGCTCTTCCATGCGGGCCACCAGCTTGTCGGCGCCCACCGCGTCGACATACCGGAACGGCCCGCCGCGGAACGGCGGGAAGCCTAGCCCGAGGATGGCGCCGACGTCGCCGTCGCGCGGCGTGGCCAGGATGCCCTCCTGGAGGCAGTAGACGGCCTCGTTGATGAAGAGCACCTCGAGGCGATCCACCATGTCCCTGGTGTTCATGGGCTTGCGGTTTGGCCCGCCGAAGAACTGATAGACGTCGGCGTTGATCGTCTTCTTCTTCTTGCTGCCTTCGGGCGGATAGGCGTAGAAGCCCCGGTTGTTCTTCCTGCCCGCGTACCCCGCATCGACCAGCTTGGCGATGACCGTCGTCTGCCCCTGCATCCGGCCGGCGAATGCCTTGCCGAGATCCTGGGCCACGTGGCCGGCCACATCGATGCCGACCTCGTCCATGAGGGCGACGGGGCCGACCGGCCAGCCGCGGTCGAGCCAGGCCTTGTCCAGCGCCCCGATGTCGGCGCCCTCTTCGAGGAGCAGCATCGCCTCGTTCATCAGCGGCCCGAGGACCCGGGACGTATAGAAGCCCGGACCGTCGTTGACGACGATGCAGGTCTTGCCCTGCTTGCTGCCGTACTTGTGCGCGGTGGCGACGGCCTGATCGTCCGTCTTGGGCCCGCGCACGATCTCCAGCAGCGGCATCTTGGGCACGGGCGAGAAGTAGTGCATCCCCACGACGCGTTCGGGATGCAGGGCCTTTGCCGCGATGTCCCCGATGGGCAGGGCCGAGGTATTGGTGGCGAAGACCGCGTCCGGCGCGATGGCCGCCTCGGTGTCGGCCAGCACGCGCTGTTTGAGGTCCAGCTTCTCGAAGACCGCCTCGATCACCAGGTCGGCGTTGGCCAGACCGGCGTAGTCCTTCGTGAAGTGCAGGTTGGCCCAGTTGCGATCTCTGTCCAGCCGGGTCAAGGAGCCCGACTTCAGGCGCTTGTCGAGGGCTTTCCAGATGTTCTTGGCGCACTTGGCGAGCGCCTCGTCGGCGATATCCTTGACCACCGTGGGCGTCATGCCGATCGAGACCGCCGCGATTCCCTCGCCCATGAAGCCGCCGCCGATGATGGCCAGGTGATCGACCTTGTGGGACTCGGCCGTGACGGGGGATTTCTTGAGCTCGTTCATCGCGTCGAAGAGGCGAATGAGGTTCTTGGCCTCGGGACCCGCCGCCACGCGCCCGAAATTGCGGATCTCGGCTTCCTGGCCCGCCTTGAAGCCCCCGCGCAGGCCCGTCTCGACGCATTCGAGCACCGCGAGCGGCGCCGGGTAGTTGCCGCGGGTCTTCTTCATGGTCTCCTTGCGGGCCTGGCCCATCACCATGCCCAGCAACGGCCCGCCGAAGAGCTTGTCCATGAAGCCGAGTTCGCGTTCGGGCCGGAGCTTTCCCTCGGCCAGTTGCAGGGCGGCCTTGGCCGCGGTGTCGGCGATGCCCTTGGGGGTGGTGAGCAGGTCGACCATCCCGAGTTTCTTGGCCTTGCGGCCCTTGATGCGCTGCCCGGCGAGGATCATCGGCAGGGCCTTGGCCACGCCGATCAGTCGCGGCAGCCGCTGGCAGCCGCCGCCCGCCGGGAAGACGCCCATCATCACCTCCGGGAGGCCGACCACGGTCTTGGGGTCGTCGCTGGCGACGCGGTAGTGACACGCCAGGGCCATCTCGTAGCCGCCGCCCAGGCATGGCCCGTGAATGGCCGCCACGTATGGCTTGCGGCTCCCGGCGATGCGATCGAGCGCTTCGTGGAACGCCCGCACCATCTTCTCGAAGGCCTCGGCAGACGTGGTGGTCAAGAACTCGTGGACGTCGGCGCCCGCCATGAAATTGTCGGGCTTGGCGCTCGCGATGACGACCGCCTTGATCGCGGCATCGCTCTCGATTTCCTGCAGCGTGGCCGCGAAGTCGGCGGCCAGGGCCGTGGAGATGATGTTGAGGCGGCTATCGGGCGTGTCGAGCCAGGCGATGGCGACGCCGTCGGGGCGCTTCTCCAGGCGTATCGCGGACTTCCTCTCGGAATGGCCGTTTCCGCCGGACTCGGAATTCGTACTCATGGTCTCACTCCCTTGCGAATCCTGTACTTCGCGCATCACGCCCGCTCCAGGACCATCGCGTGGCCCAGTGCGCCCGCCGCACATGCCGAGACCACACCGTAGCGCGCCTTTTCGTGCTTCAGCCGTCTGGCCGCCGTCATCATCAGCCGCGCTCCGGTCGCGCCGAAGGGATGGCCGATGGACAGCGACCCGCCCCAGGCGTTGAGCCTGGCGGGATCGATTTCCCCGAGCGCGTTTTCGAGGCCGAGGCGATCGCGACACCACCTGGCATCCTTGAAGAGCTTGGTGACGGCCAGGACGGGCGCGGCGAAGGCTTCGTGGATCTCGAAGACGCCCACGTCAGCGAGGCCGACGCCCGCCTGCTCCAGGGCGGCCGGAACGGCCAAAGCCGGCCCGAGCAGCAGTTCCTCCACCGGATCGAGGGCGACCATGGCGGTCGCCGTGATCGCGGCGATCGGCTCGTAACCGAGCTCTTGCGCCTTCTCCTCGCTCATCAGCAGGACCGCCGACGCCCCGTCGGTGAGGAAGGAACTGTTGCCTGCGGTGACGGTGCCGAACTTCCGGTCGAACACCGGCGGCAGCGTCGAGAGCTTCTCGTAGGTGGAGTCGGCCCGCACGCCGTTGTCGAACGTGATGGGCGCGAACTTCGGCGGCACCGAGACGGGCGCTATCTGGTCGGCCAGGAGCCCTTCCTTGTGCGCCTTGGCTGCGCGGTGATGGCTCGACAGGGCGTACCGGTCCTGCTCCTCGCGGGTGAGGCCGACGGCCTTGGCCAGGCGTTCGGCATTGTCGCCCATGGTCAGGCCGGTCGAGAATTCGGCGATGGCCGGGGCGTCGGGGGCGAAGTCCTTGAGCTTGACGCCCTTGAGCAGTCCCAGGTAGCCGCCGGGGCCCTTCACCTTGGTCGAGGCGATCAGCCGCTTGCGCAGGGGGCGCGAGAAGCGGATGGGAACGTCAGAGGAGGTCTCGGTCCCGCCGGCGATGACGATGTCGGCCACTCCGGCGGCGATCGCCTCGACGCCGCTGGCGATGGCCACGTTGGACGAGGTGCATGCCGCCGTGACCGTGTAGGCGGGGACCGACAGGGGCAACCCGGCGGCCAGGGCGACTTCCCGCGCCACGTTGGACGTCTTGACGTCGGCGATGACCGTGCCGAGGATCAGGCGATCGACCCTGCCGGGATCGAGGCGCGAGCGCGCCAGCAGGGCGCTGACCGCCATCGTGCCGAGATCGTAGGACATCAGGTCCATGTAGTCGGTCATCGATCGCAGGAACGGCGTGCGGCAACCGTCCACGATCACGACCCGCCTACCCGAGAGACGCCTGGGCGCCATCTACGCCACCCCTTTCAGAACCACCTAGTGAGTCCTCACTATTCTAGGCTGCCCGCCGCGTTGTTGCAACCGTTACAGGCGTTCATAACGCTTTGGAACATCAAATCTTGTGCAGTTTAGCCGTTTTTTGCCTCCGGCTGGTGACTTTCCGGCAATGACAGGGGTAAAACACGCATAGGACGAAGGGGGTCTATGCTCGATCTCAGGCTGCCGCTGCCACCGGAAGCGGCTTCCCCACGCGGGAACGGATTCCTGCGAGGGCTCAACCGCCTGGTCAAGTCCCTGATCCCGATGGACATCGACCCGAGCGACGAACTCGTCGCGCCGGCCGAGGACGCCGGGCATACGGTCCGGGAAGTCGTGATCCCGATCGGCCGGCAGCAGACGCACGGCTACCTTTTCGTGCCGAAGGAGCCCAACGGCGCCACGCTGTGCTTCGTCCACGGCACGGGTGCCGAGAAGGTCTTGCCCTACTACTTCTACCTGCGCGAGTACATCCGGGCCGGCTTCAACGTCCTGTTCTACGAACTGGACGGCCACGGCCGCAACCCGCGGATCCTCCGCCATCCCGGCATCGAGGAGACGACGCCGGCGGCGCTCGCATTTCTGGCGAACCAGCCGGAAGTCGACGCGGCCCGCGTCGGCGTGGTCGGCGTCAGCCTGGGCGGCGCCTGCGCGCTGCACGCCGCGGCGCGCAGCGAGGCGATCAAGGCCGTCGCCACCGTGTCCACTCCGCACATGGTAGAGCTCGACGAACTGGACAAGCTCAAGGAGGCGATCGGGACGCTCAATCCCGAGCTCCTGCCGATCGTGCTCGAGGCCACGCCCAATCGCCTGCTGGAGTTCGTCACGGTGCCGATGCGGGTCTGCTGCAACGATGATCCCGACAGCTACGAGGAAATCGACCTCCTCGACGATCGGACGCAACCGGCCCTGCGCGAGATCATCTCGCGCCTCGATCCCCTGGGCAACGCCATGAAGCTCGAAGGTACGCCCCTGCTGGTCGTCAACGGGGCCTGGGATCACCAGGCGCCGGCGTGGCAGGCCGAGGACATCTTCGCGCTGGCCCCGGGCCCGAAGGCCCTCCACATCGAACCGCGCCGCAACCATTTCACGATGATGGCCAGCAAGCGCGCCATCCAGGCCACCGTCGACTGGTTCGCCCGCTGGCTCTGACCCTGGGACGAACCAGGTCGCCAGGCTACACTGGCGTATGGTCCTGACCGAGATCCCCGCGCCGGCGGCGGAGTTGATCGGCGAGTTCCTGGCGACCATGTACGGCCCGGCCCCGGACGTCGTCGCGCATCTCGCATGTTACTCGCCCCGGGCGTTGATCCTGGTGGGGAGCCGCGTCGAGCTGCGGGAGGATCTGGACGACGAAGCTTACGTCCAGGTGATCGCGGCCCTGCGCGCCGACCTGGCCGCCGGCTCGCGTCCGGCTCCGATCTTCGAACTCGCGGCGGTCGTCGCCGCGGTCGCCGGAGACGACGTGGCCGCCTTGCGCGCCTGCCTGCGCGAGACGAAGAGCGGGCGCGACGTCTCGGCGGTGTTCGTGCTAGACGACTCCGGCGTGCTGGGCGGCTACGTCGAGGGGCCGGATGCCGGGCCGGACCTCGATCCGTACCTGGCCCAGGCCCTGGTCGCGGCCGAGTTCGCGCAGGTGCCGAGCGGCACCGGTTCGGACGCCTGCCTAACGGGCCTGGAGCTTTCCTACGACCGCTTGCACGGCGGCACCCTCTCGACCCTCGGCCAGCACGGTCCCGGGCGGGAGCTCGCGGCCGCGGCCGGCCTGTTCCCGCCGGGGGCCCTGGACATTCCCCTGCGCTACCTGCCGGAAGCCCGGTTCTCGTGCGCCATGTGCGCCGAATCGTGCCGGGCCGCCAAGTGGCGCAACGCGGTGGGGGATGCCGCTCGGCAGGCCCTCGAGGCCATTCCCTGGCACCGCCTCGCTCCCGAGTTGCTCGCGCGACCCATGTTCGAGGCCCCCGACGACGTGGACCCGGATACGTGGCGCGGGGACGTGGAGCTGGCGATCAAACCGGACGGCTTTTGCACGTTTCACGACGCGGACCGTGGCTGCCTGATCCACGCCGCCCTCGGCCGCCAGCCGCTGGCTTCCTGCCATCAGTTCCCGTTCGCATTCACGCGCACGCCGGACGGCGTGGACGTGTGGACCACGTTCCACTGCCACGCGGCGCTCTTCGGCTCGGGCCTGCCCCTGGCCGCCCGCGAGGCCGACATCCGCTCCCGCCT is a genomic window of Candidatus Tanganyikabacteria bacterium containing:
- a CDS encoding CoA transferase; protein product: MTELPLDGFIVIDTTRMLPGAVLARLLGDLGARLLKVEDPAGGDPFRAAPPLENGIGAGFAALYRGAESLALDLRDPGDAAVVRKLVKHADVFVESFRPGTLERWDLGRARLRALNPGLVSCSLSSYGSAGEWASRVGHDLNFSAQSGLLPLLRGGREEPADGHLPRVQVADVASGLLACSAILAALLTRARTGIGADLDQPLALGPLPFVAWAQVDALLGGPSMTTSHLAGAAPCYRTYVCADGQAVALGAIEPKFWASLVEAAGLPELAGAGLDTGSDGADAAARLATAFAARPRDHWLDVARDRNLPLTAAHDPVAAKADGYYGAAGGAWFGAWPARAGAAPRLGEHTARVLAEFGVTDAISR
- a CDS encoding acyl-CoA dehydrogenase family protein, giving the protein MKSVYFTEEHDLFRQTVREFMEREVAPHADAWEEQHRIPREIFLKMGELGFLGLNHAEAYGGADADIFYSLVFLEELARSNMGGFCAAVGVQQYMATAHIYRFGSEELKRLYVAPSISGHKVGALAITEPDTGSDVGAIRTSAVRDGDCFVVNGAKTWITNGAEGDFSTLAVKTDRDAGPGGISLLAVDHDWPGVRVTRKLRKMGWHSSDTAELSFENVRVPVSHLIGEENKGFYYIMDAFQLERLVAAATAVGGCVVALEQTLGYMKQRGAFGRPIARFQALRHRLMDLFAEVEAVRQLTYHCAWLHQQGDSAVRETSMAKLLATELGKRVSDECLQMFGGFGYAEEYPLARFYRDARVGTIAGGTSEIMREILAKMVVDGVAFEAPRAGPGAATEAVAAAVAAADPSRAGEGDGPDPVRPGPGDRPPDTGPDTMPEDIESLMASLPRRHRPEKTAGWAARFHFKFKGAATPEWTVVITGEACQVLPGLDGQPDCIINTSADVYLGIEKGTQDPQMAFLMGKVKVSNLGQMQRFMKAFRPIRGRK
- a CDS encoding long-chain fatty acid--CoA ligase; protein product: MRARVAEHPDKALLRYYRDGAWRDMSYGEVYRRCEAIAGGLAALGVQIGDRIGILSENRPEWTLADLGALCAGAVVVTVYPTLTADESAYILDHAGVRVVFAENAEQLAKIRAVRDKLRDVERIVLFEGHDPDAVALADLESLGPGAARLAEAAALPGETVFSILYTSGTTGVPKGVVLTHHNAIATLEAVMQATPDTTPYDLNCSFLPLAHALERMAGELVLLYMGRTMAFARGLQTLPDDLLAVRPSFLVVVPRVLEKICARFHARLAGEPAWKRRLARWSFGVGRQASMAWERGRPLGGWLRLRYALADRLVFAKIRARLGGNLKLLACGSAPLSVDVARFFHGAGITVCEGWGATETSAPVTINLPHDYRLGSVGKPIPGVEVRLADDGELLVRGPGVFREYYRDPETTRAAFTEDGFYRTGDIGRVDEDGYYYIVDRKKELIITSNGKNVAPQKLESLLRERMMISNALVHGDRRPCLVALITVDREAAAGLDPAAVRERVAGEIEAVNAKLPRFEQIKAFAILDGDFSHEGGELTLTLKLRRRVVEARYRDLLESLYDADLLAGA
- a CDS encoding enoyl-CoA hydratase/isomerase family protein produces the protein MSTNSESGGNGHSERKSAIRLEKRPDGVAIAWLDTPDSRLNIISTALAADFAATLQEIESDAAIKAVVIASAKPDNFMAGADVHEFLTTTSAEAFEKMVRAFHEALDRIAGSRKPYVAAIHGPCLGGGYEMALACHYRVASDDPKTVVGLPEVMMGVFPAGGGCQRLPRLIGVAKALPMILAGQRIKGRKAKKLGMVDLLTTPKGIADTAAKAALQLAEGKLRPERELGFMDKLFGGPLLGMVMGQARKETMKKTRGNYPAPLAVLECVETGLRGGFKAGQEAEIRNFGRVAAGPEAKNLIRLFDAMNELKKSPVTAESHKVDHLAIIGGGFMGEGIAAVSIGMTPTVVKDIADEALAKCAKNIWKALDKRLKSGSLTRLDRDRNWANLHFTKDYAGLANADLVIEAVFEKLDLKQRVLADTEAAIAPDAVFATNTSALPIGDIAAKALHPERVVGMHYFSPVPKMPLLEIVRGPKTDDQAVATAHKYGSKQGKTCIVVNDGPGFYTSRVLGPLMNEAMLLLEEGADIGALDKAWLDRGWPVGPVALMDEVGIDVAGHVAQDLGKAFAGRMQGQTTVIAKLVDAGYAGRKNNRGFYAYPPEGSKKKKTINADVYQFFGGPNRKPMNTRDMVDRLEVLFINEAVYCLQEGILATPRDGDVGAILGLGFPPFRGGPFRYVDAVGADKLVARMEELAAKHGSRFTPAPLLKEMATAGKVFYPPDLYKAPGSSQAQPKVEAGTAG
- a CDS encoding acetyl-CoA C-acyltransferase; translation: MAPRRLSGRRVVIVDGCRTPFLRSMTDYMDLMSYDLGTMAVSALLARSRLDPGRVDRLILGTVIADVKTSNVAREVALAAGLPLSVPAYTVTAACTSSNVAIASGVEAIAAGVADIVIAGGTETSSDVPIRFSRPLRKRLIASTKVKGPGGYLGLLKGVKLKDFAPDAPAIAEFSTGLTMGDNAERLAKAVGLTREEQDRYALSSHHRAAKAHKEGLLADQIAPVSVPPKFAPITFDNGVRADSTYEKLSTLPPVFDRKFGTVTAGNSSFLTDGASAVLLMSEEKAQELGYEPIAAITATAMVALDPVEELLLGPALAVPAALEQAGVGLADVGVFEIHEAFAAPVLAVTKLFKDARWCRDRLGLENALGEIDPARLNAWGGSLSIGHPFGATGARLMMTAARRLKHEKARYGVVSACAAGALGHAMVLERA
- a CDS encoding alpha/beta hydrolase; the protein is MLDLRLPLPPEAASPRGNGFLRGLNRLVKSLIPMDIDPSDELVAPAEDAGHTVREVVIPIGRQQTHGYLFVPKEPNGATLCFVHGTGAEKVLPYYFYLREYIRAGFNVLFYELDGHGRNPRILRHPGIEETTPAALAFLANQPEVDAARVGVVGVSLGGACALHAAARSEAIKAVATVSTPHMVELDELDKLKEAIGTLNPELLPIVLEATPNRLLEFVTVPMRVCCNDDPDSYEEIDLLDDRTQPALREIISRLDPLGNAMKLEGTPLLVVNGAWDHQAPAWQAEDIFALAPGPKALHIEPRRNHFTMMASKRAIQATVDWFARWL